The Couchioplanes caeruleus sequence CCGCGGCACCGACAACGCCCTCTGGACCCGCCGGCAGACGTTCGCGGGAAGCAACTCCTGGACCGGCTGGGCCAGCCTCGGCGGTATCCTCACCTGAACCGGATCTCCGCACCATCGAGCGCACCCCGGCCGGGCCGGGGTGCGCTCCCCGCCGTCTCACCGGTACGGAAAACCCATGGTCACGGGCGTCCGCCGTGGCCTAACGTGTTTCTCGCGGAGGCACCGAGCGGCGCCCCGGCATCGCCGGACGGCGTTCCGCGCGTGCGGTTCCTCCGACTTTCTGGCTGGCCTGAAAAGCCGAGGTTCGACTCCTCCACGGGCTGCCCCCACGACCGGTCCCTCGGGGCACCGGCGGCACGGCTCTGCGGGCTTGCGGCCTCGGTCGCAGACGCCCCCGCCGCGCCGGCGGCGGTCGTGGGGGCCGCTCCCGGCCCGCTTTCCGTATCCGAAACTCCAGAGGTGGACACGACATGGCGACGATCACGGTGATGGAGTGGCAGCGCACGCTGCTCTTCACGGACGGCCGGTTCACCCGCGTGCTGACTCCGGGCCGGCACCGCTACCGGCGCCGGCGCGTCACCCTGCACACCGTGGACGTACGGCCGCGGGCCACCGTCGTGCAGGGTCAGGACGTGCTGACCGCGGACGGTGTCACGCTGAAGCTGTCGGCGCTCGCGCACTGGCGGATCACCGATCCGCACGCGTACCTGACCGGCGCCGCCGCGACGGACGTGCGGCTGTATTCGGCGGTCCAGATGGCCGTGCGGGACGCCGTCAGCGCCGTCACCTTCGACGAGGTGCTGGCCGACCGGTCCCGGCTGTCGGCAGGTCTGGCGGAGGCCGCGGGTGCGGCGCTCGACGGCCTCGGCATCGAGCTGACCTCCGCCGTGGTGAAGGACCTGATGCTTCCGAGCGAGCTGCGCCGGGCCGCCACCGAGACGCTGCTCGCGCGAGAGAACGGCCGCGCCGAGCTGGAGCGGGCCCGGGCCGAGGCGGCCGCGCTGCGTACGCTCGCCAACGCGGCTCGGCTGCTGGAGCAGCACCCCGCCCTGCTGCGACTGCGGACGATCCAGGCCGCCGCGGCGCCGGGCACCACGGTGGTGCTCAACCCGGATCCGTACCCCGCGCCGCCGCGCGGCTGATCCGCCCGCCGGCCCGGCCCCGGACCACTGTGGTCCCGGGCCGGGCCGTGGTATCTGCCTAAAGACCACCGTCCGCATTCGACAGCTCGCAGACTGCTGCGATTGCCGGGCGGTAGCGCCGGTTCATGGGCCCGTGGACCCTGGACACGAAGATCACCCAGATGGATACGATGATCAGCGTGCCGCCGCAAAGGAGGCAGATCCTTCTTTTGTGATCTAAGCGAATAAATATCCTTGCAGATTGCGGCGGACGTCTCCACCACCCCCTCGGAGAAAGACCATCGCGTGACGCAGTTGCTGACGAGTACGGCCCGCACTCCGGCCGACCCCGGAACCGCCCGACAGCATTGGGAGATCGTCGACGGATGGGCCGACGAGGCCTCGCCTGCCCAGCTCATCCGGGAGGTCGCCGACGACGCCGGCTGGTCAGCGCACGAAACCGCCGCCGACGACGCGGGCAGCGGCTCCTGCCGGCTCCTCGGCCCGGCCGGGACCTTCGTGGAGGCCGCCTGGGGCCCGCACCCGCCGACCGCGCCGGACACCCTGGAGTGGGGAACGCCGCCCGCCCGCCGGTACCGCTTCCTGCTGCGCGGCCCTGCGCCCGCTCCGCTCACCGAGCTGGCGACGCGGCTCGGCCGGCACACCGCCGCCCTCACCGCCGGCGAGGCCGACGCCATCTGGGCGGCGATGCCGCTGACCCGCCAGTTCGCCGAGCCGGACGACACGTTCCCCGGCTGGGCGCTGATCTTCCGGGACCACTACGTGGAGAACAGCGTGGGGTTCCTGCTCGGCATGGAGCGCGCCGGCCTCGATCCACGATGGATCTACGCCCTCGCCAAGGGCGACCGGACCCGCAACCGGGACCGGGTGCACGCCTGGTTCCTGCGCCGCGGCTATGCCAGCGACGTGCTCGACAACTCGGTGATCAACGGCACCGCCGGGCCCGAGCTGCAGCGGCACGCCCTGGGCGTACTCGCGGACGTCGAGCGGTTCGTGCACCGCGCGCACGAGGCCGGCCGCCGGGTGCTCGTCGTCGACGACGGCGGCCTGCTCGCCCAGGGCTACGGCTCCCCGGGCCGCGCCCGCGTGGACGCCGCCATCGAGCTCACCGTCAGCGGGCTCAAGCGGATCGAGGCCGTGGGCGCGCTGGACATCCCGGTCGTCAACCTCGCCCGCTCCGGACTGAAGACCTGCCTGGGCTACAACGAGATCGCCGACTCCTGCCTGCGACGGTTGCGCGCCATCCTGCCCGGCGAGAAGTTCACCGGCCGGCGCGTGCTCTGCCTCGGTTACGGCACCCTCGGCGCACGGATGGCCCGTGGCCTGCGGGCCGTCGGGTGCCGGGTGGCGGTTGTCGACACCGATCCGCTGATGCTCATCGAGGCGGCGGAACACGGCTTCGAGACGTACCGCAGCCTGCCGGCGGCGCTGGCCGCATGCCGGCCGTTCCTGGTCATCGGCAACACCGGCGAGGCCGCCCTCGCCGAGGCGGACCTGCCGCTGCTGCCGGACGGCGTCTACCTGGCGGGCTTCGCCACCAAGGACTTCAGCGTGCTCACCGACGGTCCGCTCGCCGAGCGGGCGACCCCGGTGCCGGGAGTCGGCCGGCGATACGCCCTCCCCCACGACCGGACCGTCACCCTGCTCGGCGACGGGCGGTCGCTCAACCTGTTCGAGTACGAGGGCATCCCCAACCGCGGGTACGACGCCTACCGCGCCGGAACCCTGATCGCCGCCCGCGCGCTCTGCCGGCGGCCGGAGGACTTTCCGATCGGCGCGCACACGACGGCGGTCGACCGGATCATCGGCGAATCCGGCCTCTTCGAGGCGTACTACGACCGCTACCTCGCCGATGCGTGACGGCCGCAGGCGCACCCCGACCCGGATCTGCGTCGTCGGGTACGGCGCCGCCGGCCGGCTGCACACCTCGCTGCTGGACGGTCCCACCGTCCGGTTGCTGCTCGTCGATCCGGCGACGGTGCACCCGGACGCCACGCTACCGACCTGGCGCAGCGTGGCCGAACTGCCGGACGAGATCGTCGCCGACATCGACGTCTGGTCGGTGTGCTCGCCGACCGCCACCCACCTGACGGTGCTGCGGGAGATCCTCGCCCGCGATCCCCGGGCGAGGATCGTGCTCGAGAAGCCGGCCTGCACCTCGTCGGAGATCGACGACTTCCAGCGGCTGCTGGCCGGGGCGCCGGGGATGCGCCTCGCGGTCACCGACCAGTACCGGCGGTCCCGGGCGGCGACGATCCTCGGCCGGCTGGTCCGCACCGCCCTGCCCGCCGACGTGCCGCGCGCCGTCCAGGTGGTGTTCGCCAAGGACCGGGTGGCCGACGTACGCCGGGGCCGCTTCGTCGACCTCGACTACGGGGTGCTCGGCTACGAATGGCTGCACATGCTCGCGGTGCTGGGGCACCTGCTGCCACCCGCCGTCACCAGCACGTACCTGTGCGGACCGGTCGGGCTCAGCACATTGCAGGCGGACCGCGACGAGTCGCTGTTCGTGAGCGCGCTGCACGAGCGTACCGCCCTGCCGCACGGCGGCCGCCTGGAGCTCTACTCCTCGGTGACCGGCATCGCGCTGCCCTGGGAAACGCGCGGCGACCGGCCGCCGACCGGCGCCGCGAACCGCCTGCGGTTCGCCCGCGTCACGGCCGGAGACGTCGAGCTCATCGCGGAGTTCGACCCCGTCGGTACGGCCGACGGCCGCACCCTCGGGCGCAACCGGCACCGGATCTCGGTCCGCCGCGACGGCCGGTGGAGCGAGCGCGTGATCGAGGACTCGCCGCTGCGCACCGGGCTGCACGAGGCGGTCCGCGGGCTGCTCGACGGTCCGCCGCCCGCCGTCGACCTGCTGCCGCTGCGGCGCATCGCCCGGCTCGCCGCCGCCCTACGCGCCGACGGACCGGCGCCGGCCGGCCGACCGGCCCGGATGCCCGCCGGCGCCGTCTCCGGCTGACAGCCTTCCTCCGTACCTGCGAACCCAGGAGCACCTGTGGCCCGAGTCTGCTTCGTCCTGCCCGCCGACGAGTTCGACCGTGACTTCATCCAACTCTCCGTCGACGTGGCGATCGCCGCCGCGGTGCTGCGCGCCGACGGCCACGAGATCACCGTCTGGGACCGCCGGGTCGGCACCGGCCGGCCCACCGGCGGCGTCGACGGCTTCGTGGTGATCACCGCCGTCGTCGACCGCGCCCAGTGCTACCCGCTGGAGCTGCATCCGGTCCGCGAGGCGGTCGCGGACGCGACCGCTCTCGCACCGCGAGCCTGGACCGTCGCCTGTGGACCGCATCCCACCCACCTGCCCGAGGCCACCCGCGCCGAGCTCGGCGTCGGGCACGTGTCGCGCGGCGAGACCGACGCGGCCGCGGTCGCCGCGGTCCGGGCCCTGGTGCGACACGGCTCCGCCACTCCGGCGGTGCTGCCCGAGCAGGGCGTCCACCCCGATCTGGCGTACGACGAGACGCCGCCGCCCGCCCACGACCTCTTCCCGCTCGACCGCTATGAGGCGGAGGTGATCGTCGACGGGCGGCTCCGGCGTGGCACCTGCGGGCTCGTGCTCGCCGCCCGGGGCTGTACCTACCAGTGCACGTTCTGCCACCTGCCGCACGGCAGCCGGATGCGCCCCCAGCCGGTGGACCGGGTACTGGCCGAGGTGGACTCGCTACGCCGCCACGGCAGCGACTCGATCTTCTTCCTGGACTACGTGTTCGGGCTCCAGCGCGACTTCTACTCGGCGCTGTGCGCGGGTCTGCGCGACCGCGACATCGGCTGGACGGGGCAGACCCGGGCGGAGGTCGTCCTGCGCTCCGACCCCGCGGAGTGGGCCGCGGCCGGCTGCCGAGGCATGTGGCTGGGCGCGGAGTCGCCCGACGTCGCGCACACCGGGGTCCGTAAGCGGGTCAGCGAGGCCCAGATCCGCGAGGCCGTCCTCAAGCTGCGCGACGCCGGCATCGTGCCGTTCGCGTTCGTACTGCTGGGACTGCCCGACGACGACGCCTGTGCCTCCGGGCGGCTGGCCGACTGGGCGGCCGGCCTGCCCGGCTGGTTCGGCACCAACCAGCTCTACCTGCGCCCGGGGACGCCGCTCTACGACGAGCTGGCGCCCGGGCTGAACGGCGGCGTGGCCCCGCGCACCTGGGCCGAGGTCGCCGCGGTCACCCGGCGGTACCGGGAGGAGTACCCGTGCGACCTGGGTGAACTGGAGGCCCGGCTGCGCCGGCTACCCAACCACGTCAGCCAGGTCA is a genomic window containing:
- a CDS encoding Gfo/Idh/MocA family oxidoreductase; this translates as MRDGRRRTPTRICVVGYGAAGRLHTSLLDGPTVRLLLVDPATVHPDATLPTWRSVAELPDEIVADIDVWSVCSPTATHLTVLREILARDPRARIVLEKPACTSSEIDDFQRLLAGAPGMRLAVTDQYRRSRAATILGRLVRTALPADVPRAVQVVFAKDRVADVRRGRFVDLDYGVLGYEWLHMLAVLGHLLPPAVTSTYLCGPVGLSTLQADRDESLFVSALHERTALPHGGRLELYSSVTGIALPWETRGDRPPTGAANRLRFARVTAGDVELIAEFDPVGTADGRTLGRNRHRISVRRDGRWSERVIEDSPLRTGLHEAVRGLLDGPPPAVDLLPLRRIARLAAALRADGPAPAGRPARMPAGAVSG
- a CDS encoding SPFH domain-containing protein — encoded protein: MATITVMEWQRTLLFTDGRFTRVLTPGRHRYRRRRVTLHTVDVRPRATVVQGQDVLTADGVTLKLSALAHWRITDPHAYLTGAAATDVRLYSAVQMAVRDAVSAVTFDEVLADRSRLSAGLAEAAGAALDGLGIELTSAVVKDLMLPSELRRAATETLLARENGRAELERARAEAAALRTLANAARLLEQHPALLRLRTIQAAAAPGTTVVLNPDPYPAPPRG
- a CDS encoding B12-binding domain-containing radical SAM protein, with translation MARVCFVLPADEFDRDFIQLSVDVAIAAAVLRADGHEITVWDRRVGTGRPTGGVDGFVVITAVVDRAQCYPLELHPVREAVADATALAPRAWTVACGPHPTHLPEATRAELGVGHVSRGETDAAAVAAVRALVRHGSATPAVLPEQGVHPDLAYDETPPPAHDLFPLDRYEAEVIVDGRLRRGTCGLVLAARGCTYQCTFCHLPHGSRMRPQPVDRVLAEVDSLRRHGSDSIFFLDYVFGLQRDFYSALCAGLRDRDIGWTGQTRAEVVLRSDPAEWAAAGCRGMWLGAESPDVAHTGVRKRVSEAQIREAVLKLRDAGIVPFAFVLLGLPDDDACASGRLADWAAGLPGWFGTNQLYLRPGTPLYDELAPGLNGGVAPRTWAEVAAVTRRYREEYPCDLGELEARLRRLPNHVSQVMAHTGAA